Genomic segment of Bacteroidota bacterium:
CAAACTTCCACAGCTCCATGGTGTCTACGTGCGGCACGTCCCAGGGCTTCATCCCGTACAGGTTGAACACATAGGGCAGGGGCAGCAGGCCGTGTACCAGGCAGCGCCGGGCCAGAAAGGGTACGTCAAACTCCTTGATGTTGTGGCCGCACAGCCGCTGCCAGGTGTACTGGTTGGGGCCCACGTGCTCATGCAGTAGCTGCACCAGGCTAGCCAGCAGCGTGCGCTCGTCGGTGCCGTAGTAAGACTTTAGCCGGATTTCTACCGGCTGCTGCTGCTGCACCACCAGGTAGCCGATGGAGACGCACACCACCCTGCCAAACTCGGCCGGTATGGCGGCCCGATCGTAGTAGGCAGCCTCGGCCTGCTCGGGCGTAGGGGGTTCATCCAGGCGCAGCTCGCGCCGGGCACGGCGGGCCCAGTGCTTCTTCATCACCTCGCTCAGGTCGTTATAGTCTGCCAGGCCGTGGGCAGTTTCTATGTCGATAAAGAGCAGGCGCTCCAGGTCTTTGAGCGGCAGCATGCCTATTCTTTGTCTTTGGCAAACTTACCGGTCTTGGCCAGCTGGATGGCGTCGGGCATAAGGGCCAGCCCCTTCTGGAACACATCGTCGGCCTGGAGGATAACGGGCCAAAAGCCGTCGTCGTTGTAGTAGGCGCGGCCTATCTGGGCCTTCAGGTTGTTGCGTATAAAGCGTTCGCTCTTAACATAGCCGGCCTGCACATAGGGCACCCCATGCTCTACGGCAAAGGTGGTAAAGTCGTTTATCAGCGCCTTGTCTACCTGAAAGCCCGTGGAATAGGCACGGCCCGTAGGGTAGGTGGTGGCTAGGCCGGGGTGCGTGTCTTTGTAGCGGTAGGCAAAGGTCTCGAATATGCGGCTCTTGATCAGGTTGGTCAGGTACTCGCTGGTTTCGCTGGTGTCGGTGGGCACAAACACATCGGGCAGGATGCCGCCGCCGCCGTACACCACCCGTCCGGCATCGGTCTTGTACTTCAGGCTGTCGGGCAGGTTTATCTTGCTTTCGTCAAAGGCTTCACCGGTTTCGTAGCGGTCGTAGGCCTCCTGTTCGTACTCTTCGGTATGGCCAGGCACATAGGGCTTCTGTATACAGCGCCCGCTGGGGGTAAAGTAGCGGCTAACTACTACGCGTATGGCTGATCCGTCGGACAGGGTGTACTGCTGCTGCACCAGCCCTTTGCCAAAGCTGCGGCGGCCAACCACCAGGCC
This window contains:
- a CDS encoding ribonuclease H-like domain-containing protein, translating into MLPLKDLERLLFIDIETAHGLADYNDLSEVMKKHWARRARRELRLDEPPTPEQAEAAYYDRAAIPAEFGRVVCVSIGYLVVQQQQPVEIRLKSYYGTDERTLLASLVQLLHEHVGPNQYTWQRLCGHNIKEFDVPFLARRCLVHGLLPLPYVFNLYGMKPWDVPHVDTMELWKFGDYKSFTALELLAELLGIPSPKGDIDGSQVSRVYWQEEDLARIAHYCEQDVATTVNIMLRLSGYEPIIEHIRYSH